CTTGTCCCAGTCAAGATAGACAAATTCTCACACTGGCCTTGCATGTCAAGATCTTTCCACACATGAAGCAACTCGCCAATAGATTCCTCATCACAATGACTCAAAGCAAAACCTAGCAGCTGCTTTCGAGAGCCTATATCAATATTTTCAAGGGCAGGACCCCTTGCTATTGCAGCACATAGATCCCAAACAGGACCATGCCCTTTTTTGGAAAGAACAAGGCAGAGATCAAATGCCAATTGCAGATCACCTGCCACTGCAGCTTCTCTAGCAATAGCTTCCTGAACAGTAGATATATCATCTGAAGAGTTCAACCCAAGAAGTCTGGCAACCTCAATGAGTTCATCAACATGTAGATAAGCTCCAGCTTGGCTAGTGATTGCCATTTTGATGATCTCCATAGGATCCTTTATTTGCCTGAACTGCATAGGTAGTAGAGTCACTCCAAGGTAGGGAAGTTTAACAGTGAGAACATCAATTAAATCAGCCTCTGTCTGAACATTTCTGCTATTTGGAAATAAATTAAGGCATTCCTTGGCCTTCCAGATCTGAAACAAGTTGCAGAAAcataatcaatcaatttataCAGGAAGACAGCCATTTGACAAACGAATCAATGTCAGCTGGAATTCAATTAGAATATAAATCTAAATAAGCCAGAATTACTACCATACAATAGTGATAATAAAAGAATTTACAGAgagctttttttaatatgtttatatataaatatttatatttgtaataatatatatacctCAATAGCACCccataaaaatgatgaaaacattactgtatattataatgtttcttgtaaaaaaaattagaaaaactataACATATGTTACCATTACTTATTCCATGAGTGTGTTATAGTATCGTGGAAATAGGCACACCAAAAAGATATGACATGTTAATAGCtagaaaattcattttttgaCATATGATGAACAATAAACCAAAAGATTTTCACAGTTGCACagatatctaataaaaaataactactgaCATACAAGAGTAACAATTcctagcaaaacaaaacatagcatactaaataaatattcaaattcaGAACGAGTGGATTTATGATGgatatataaagagaaaacaTGTCAAATTATTGCCAGATATCTCAAGCCATAACAAAGCTTGACATGTGTGCTTACTTCAGAGCAAGAGAGACTTGAAGCCGAGAAGAAGCACTCCCGTGCTGCTTGAATAACAAGATTTTCTGCTTTCTCTGATGCTAAGGCTACGGAACTTGTACCTTTCAGATAATTTCTTGCAAGAGAAAATTTCCCAGCTTTCAGCATTCCTCTGCAGAATTCCACAAGCATATACTCTGGgtcaaggaaaggaaaagccTTCTCTCGCAAGCATTGCACATCACGCCACATGTTCGCCCAATCATTATCTGATCGACCTGGCTGTCTCCGAACAAATTTTGAGAGTATAAGACGGAGAATCTGTTTTACACCTTTTTCATCTGCATAAGCTTCCAGGAAAAACTTCATTGGCTTTGGAACCTGAAACAAACAATTCATTGCTATCACATTAGCGCGAACAAATTACAAGAGCAGTTAATGGCTCTAGACCACACAATCTGCATTGCAGTCTCACTTTTAGAATGCTgaaagcctaaaaaaaaaattcatttatcatTATTGTTCCACAAAATTACAGTAAAGAGCATGTTAGAGAGTGAAGATGCCTGAATAGAAACATATATCTAACGATTCCATTATTTGATGCTTGAAATGAATTCCCTGATCAAAAGAAGCATGGGCCATAGAAAACAAATGACAAACCTGATACAATGCCAAAAGCCTCCCTGCTTCAATATGACCTTCAGCAAGTTTTAGTCGTTTCTCAAGGCCCTCAATAGATATTCCAACATCTGTTAATGTGAAATGCtatcgattatttttttatcattgataaTTCCAAAATCAAAGATAGCCAAACAATCTCAATAATAAAGATGCACACATAAATGCATATGTCAtttgtttgtgtgttttgaTCTTTCAATACATCTCAGTCTTCAGCAGAATATAATAGTCATTAAAGGCAAGACTCTTGAATATACAAGGggaacttaaaaagaaaagtatagTTCCAGATCCAGGAAAAGTGATAAAGAAAACCCATGTTACCACAACTTCTGAAATTAAAAGCAACCCAAACTTGAGAGCAGAACTTAATTGGAATGATCTATATCTTCTTAGCCAATTCCCATGTCAAGTTGTAAGTTTCATAACTACATCTTGGGGTTAATAAGAATCTATATGTATTACACAGACTTTACCTTGCTTCTGTGGGAGCTTTGTCAATAAGGCAGCCATTATACTCCATTTATCTGTAACAGTGCACAAATAAATGCACTGCAAAGCACAATCTACAGCTTCAATCTCGTCCTTGAAGAAACCATTAACATGCAATTCCCTGCATCCTTCCTCAATAACCATCAAGCATATGTCCAGTTTATTCTCCGAAGCAATTTCCTTCAGCCATTTAACCAGAAATGAATCGTCCATGTGAACAGAGGGAAAATGCCCGTCTATATCCTGATCTTTAGTAAAAGGGATGTTGTGAAACCTATTTTGCATAAATGGAATTGCCTTATCATGCAGTTTTTTTACCACATTTTCCTCTTTCACTCCCTTAAGCatcattctgaatttttcataaTCAGAAAATTGTTCCCAGGAGATAAGGCTCATATTGGAACACGTGTCAGCATCATTTTCATCTGAATAAATGAGCTGGTGCAAGTATAGAATATCTTCATGAAACTTCTGTAACTCAGAGATGCCTTTGCGGCAAGCAAAATCAATCAAGAAGAGACAGTTGTCAAGCTGGCCACTACAGCTATCAATATCTCTAGCTCTACACCTGTACCACTCAGAAAGTTCACTAGATGACGGCCAAAGATAACCAAGGCACAGTTTGACAATGGGCTCAGTTCGGATCTGGATGCCAATCTCATGATTCTCCGGTGGGCTATTGACAAAGTTTACCATCTCCTCACATTCTACCCAATCTTCTTCCCTAAGAGCAATTCTTGGGGGAGGAGATCTCCCAGGAAGAAGCTGCCCATAGGTTTGAACAGGAACAGTTTCAGGAATAGCAgctaatattttcaacattgaaGGAGATAGCGAATACGGATGACGCTTGAAGAGGAGGTTTAGGGCACCGATTTTCCCACTTTCAGCAAGTGCTATGGCAGCTTCACTGACAAGTATAACACGGAATTTGCTATATTCCTGTACAGAAAACCTGCACAAAGACTAAGTCAATAAGCAGTCAGTCAATAcaactaataatttaaaagtaattCCAGAACACTTTATGCAATATTTCTTTAATCACACAAGAAACTTCcagcaatgataaaaataacaacagcATAATAATAAAACCCATAGCATTATAAAATCATTGTACCAAAGCTTTTCacatatgaaagaaaagaatcaaatcatatatgtaGATTTAACATCTTCAATTATCCAAATTAAACAACAATATGAAATTGGAACTTAATCAAGAAATTTGCATGAGATTTTTCTGCTTGTAGCTTATAGAAACAGCTTCAATATCTAAGAAGAACAGAAGGATGTCTTTTTATCTACAACATCTGTAGGAACTTGTGTAGCATGCATGTGCACCAAGGTATTTAGCCTGTTTCACAAGTAAAGgttcataaaatatatcaaaatggtTGTCCAGATCTGATGCCACATtctatcttattattatttgcaaaCCATGAGGGAGAAAGGTATTGAGTTTCCAGAGAACATAATACCTGCCCATGTTTATCCCCATATAGGTCTCTAGCTTGTCCCTGAATTGCAGCAGCTGAAGTCTAGCGATACGAAAATCCCAGATCTGGCTCCCTTTATCAGATTTTGACTCTGAAAAATAGAACTGATCAGTTACATGCAGCCCATATGAAAGTAAAGCTTTTACAGCATCTTCTGTTGGTCCAACCTTATCAACACATTCAGAAATGACAAAACTGTGATCCTTTATTTtggacaaaaacatatttatatcatCTTTTCCTTTGCCAGAGTGCAACCACTGAGATTTCAAAACTTCATCTCTGTCCAAGCCATGACAATCGGCAAAGTCCAAGGCAGCTTGATATTTTAGACTACTAATTAAGATATTGTACATTTCAGGAACAGATATCTTTGAAAGTGAGATCAGACTCCAGTGCAACTGGGAAACATCAAATTGATCACTTCTGTCTCCCATGATCTGCTCTACATTGTGCACATCACCTGATTCTCTACTATGAGTAGATGGGATTTtgctatctaaaataaatatgtgtCCTTGAAACTGCTGTATTCTATCCAAAACAATAATTGAATATAGATGGTTGTCCTCTTGAAACTTCAAGCCAGTAACAATATCAAGCATGGTCACAGTGCCACCACGTTTTGCAACAGTCATGATGTGGTCAGACCACCAAGTAAAATCCACAACATCACTTAAAAGCTCATTCTGTCCATTTGTTAAGTTACTGGTTCCTTGTGAACCTAATTTCTCTTCACCAGCAAAGATCAAAAGTGAACGGCTTTCTTTATCCATCTTGAAAATGTGCAAGCATCCTGATAAATCTAAAGTGGCGACAAACTTGCCAAGTGGTGAAATTAGCACCTTTGGACATGCTAGTATGGCATCTTTTGATTTGGAGTATAAGCCTTCAAACTGAATAGAAAACAATGGTTCCAAATCAAAGTTTTGACTTCTACACCAAAGAGAAAGAATGCGagatcctgaaaaaaaaaatggaatataaattcaaaaaccatGTGATGTGATTTAAAAcggaaaagaaagtaaaaaaaaatgactttcCAAGCTGCCTGAGGTGGTCTTGTACTTCTTTAATTTCACCATCTACATTTTTGCCTATGTGAATTgcattacaatttcataaacgAAAATATCAATTAGAATATTACTTCTTTGTTActtttttcctttccaatttTAGTATGCTCCAgagagtaaagaaaaaaatggagaatcTCAATACCCTGTGTGAGTACCCATATGTATGGGCTAGACACAGGGATTTAAAtctgaaaaataaagtaatcaTCTGCTTAGCAGGACTAAAACCTAAGATCTTCCCTTGAAGAATGCAAGTCAGGCTACAAACAATAACATGCTTTGGTACTTGCATATATAGAATATAGTTGGAAATTTAAACTCAGTATAATTcgataaaaattataagagaATAAACGAGTTGACAAGCATCCCGCTACATGAAGCttagaaaaataagataaattgatATTCAAAATTCTGATATTGTTCAGAAACTAGAGAAATCAATGCATTCTGGTGTCTATCAAGTCAAATGTACATTTATTGAATCATATTACATCAATTACACAAACCtctctataaattcaaactCTAAAGTACCGCAATGAAACCAAAGATTACTAAAACATACCAGCAGAATTTCCACCAGTTGATTCCGAGAGGCCAACTGCACTACCAACAGCAACAAGCAACAAACATTCCGAACTATAGTCAAAGCAGAAAACATCCTTGGGAAACTTCCCCGGCAACTTCACCTCACTATTTGAAACAGAAGCACTTGGCTCTTTACCAATCTCAATTTGACGAAGACATCCATCTGCTGTGATAATAACAAAACTACACCTGAAAAACTTTTCAACCAATTAATCATCCATCAAAATCACTTAACTTTACAAATGATCAACACACAAATACATGAACACTTACAAACAAGACCGCCGCTGCGCatccttatcatcatcatcctgCGGAATCAACCCTGCTATCGACGAACTCACTTTTAACAGCCGTCTACTAATTCTCGTAATCTCTTCCCCATTCACTTTGATAAAATAAACCGTATCACTATCATCAACAACTCCTAAAACACCATGAGTTTCTGACCAAACCCCGCACGTAAACACACCACCACTGCTACCTGGCATAAAATCCAGAAACAAAtcaacagaataaaaaaaaataagaataaaaaattattaatgatctGAACTTGTAATTTAAAACGTAACTACAATTAAAGTCTTACAGGTGAAAATGCCGTGAGGTTGCTGATAATCATTCTCTTTGGACAAAATCGTAATTTGATTTGCACTTGCAACAGCAACATATTCACCTCTCGGAGATATAAACAGCGACAAATTCCTCTTAATTCTTGTCGCTAATCTTGAATTATTAGAATTGTAATTTCTGTAATCACTCCATTTATCTTTGATTGCCGACAAAAAACCGACCCGGTTTACCTGAATTGTTCACAGAAAACACGAATCAATACGTTAATTGTGATTAGGAAGTAGAGATTAAAGCGAAGAGAGAGAGATCGAGAGACCTTGTTGTAGTGTTGAAGAGGAGGGTAATTAGGAATGTAAGTTCTGGAGACATGAAGACGTGTCTCGTAAAGCATTTCGTCTTCCGCCATTGACGATGGTAGACGACGCCGTTTCTGTGTGACAAGACGGAGAAACAGACGGCGGAAGGAAGGAGGGTGGTGatgcttctttcttcttcttctttctctaaaCTTGAAGAGAAAGGCCCATTGCTAATTAGGAAGGACTGGGCGTTTAAAGCCCATTTGTAATAACTTTCGGCGTTTTTGCTTTACTTGTAGCATCATTGTTGGGCTTGGTATccaatttatgaatttaattttttttcggaAATATGAATTTTCCAAATAATACAATATATCCATTGATGGAGTGAAATTAATTGCTGGATTCCACATAATGCTAACTGTAaggcttttttatattattttaaaatttaatttggtaaTTGATAGTTTGGAATGAATGAGGTGTCGTTGGTATTCCTTTTAGTtgatatatatgttaattaaaatccaaattattttattcaatttttaaaaaccaaaccaaatcaaattaaaatttataaaagaaaaggaaatatgaACACcagaacattttaaaaaaataaaaattaatgagaaaaaacATTTCAGTTTGTTCGGTTTTCAAAcctaaccaaaacaaaaaccaaattatcataaattaaaaaccaaataagTCAAATTATAACATATTATAACCAAATTATCCCCTAGTTGAACATGTTCACCATAATTTCTAAAACAACAAATCTGTCTccaatttctaaaaaatcaaatacctCACATTTGGGATCGATTTGCACTCAAGATTGGTAATCTCTAATTCTAGCaagagaaaaattagaaaatttttattttttcctttataatGTATTTTATCTTGTATTACCCAAGAAATTAACTCTATATTCATCTCATTCTCtcactcttcatctttctcactTTAATTTTTAACCTACTATCTCTCCCTCCATCTATTTCtcattttaaaatagtatttgaaggttattttttaaaatatattttgtttataaatatattaaaataatattttttttattttttaaatttatttttaacatcaacatgtcaaacaatttaaaatcacaaaacaaagtaatttgaagcaaaaaaaaatcaaaaaattttaaaaacaagttttgaatacaaaaacaaatatactctCAACTCTCAAACCAATAAAATTCTGATTTTGATGagaatgataataatattattattttttataatatgatttagTTAGGGTTCAAAAATTGAAAATCCcttctattatattttatattaatcaatTAGAGTTTAGAAATGATTggctttaatatatattaagttattGATTTGGTAGATTAATGAATGCCATTTCTTAtctctttttgtttcaaattttcaaaagaaattttatttcatttcgcAAACAATTCAGTGCTGGAAATCCCGTTtcttgagttttattttatttatctaccAATTTACAGATGAAAACcatttgcattttttcttttttaactccCTCCTAGTTGGTCAAAAAACTACAAATCTCAAATCCCCaccaaaatttctaaaaatgtCAACTTTCCCTCTGCAAATTCCTTGAAAATTCCAAAATTTGATCCATTTATTCCCCAACCTATTTTGCAGCAGAATTGTTTTCCTTGGGCTTTTAAATCAATGGATTTGCGACGTGTGCTACCAAGGCTAGTTGCAAAAATCATTGCACCTGAGgcacaaattattattacatgaccaatctttactttttattaactcaaaatgatatatttataagtcTTTTTGCGTGTGTGCCATGTATATTTGTTCATATCCATTTGTATATTTTGCTTGTTTATAATATTGAAAGGGTGTGAGTAACCTCTTGGTTTCAAGTTTATAgaattaaactaattataagTAAATTTGGGTTCAGTGTTGTGGCTAAATTAACTTAAACTTGGGTAatgtaagtttaattttattattaatattataaatattacttttaggtcaggcgttgcagtcaaatctaaaatttttaagtATAGCTTtgtaaaaaaacccaagatttttaaatttttattttttttaatattttttatgcaaaaaaaaaaacccgcggcatcgcgcgggtcatgtaTCCAGCAATATTGAAAGAGTGTGAGTAACCTCTTGGATTTCAAGCTTGTAGAATTGAACTAATTGTAAGCAAATACAAGTGAATCGATAGGAAAAAACTAAGCTTTAGAACTAAATTACAACATAAAACCGAAAATTTTAATGAGAAATTAACCCTGTAACAAGTGGAGGTAGCTCTCCAGAGTGTTTAAATTTGGCAGGATAAAATGCTTGAAAAGGAAGCAAATTCATGTCGACAGTTTAATTTGCTGGTGGTGTATGTATCTATCCAGGCAACCTTTTCCCCAAGATCGGTGGATTTTTTTGTGAGGCACAGAAAAGGTCAGCTGTTCTGTAGAatctttaaacatttttatGATCTCAATTTCAGCATCAGCCCATGATCTCAATTATCAGCATCAGCACAGATTAGGTCAACTGTTCTGCAAGCATCTTGCCTGATATTGGCTGAGAATTTTGCAAACATGACTTTCTACATGAGAGGACACATTGGAGCATATACCTTATGATATAAAGAGATATCATCCATGAACTTCAACCCAGATCTCTTTCATTTTACCTTACTCCTTCGAGAGAATATTGGAATAAGatagtgtttgatattgtagtaattgttttttttttaaagtgttttaaaaatatatcaaaataatttatttaaatttttttaaaattttatttttcaacatcaacatgtaaaaataatccaaaaatactaaaaattatattttaaaataaaaaatcaagtgcCACACGGTACTTTGAATCACTACCTCTAAGTAATTATTTCACGAAGCAAAATTAGCAAATAAGGGTTATATTCCTGGGTAATCAATACTATTTTCTATAGTAGTGTCACCTTCAAGGTACCTAGCAGCTGTCAATAAAACTCCCCTGGATGTCAAATGAAAGGGTCGGCTGGGGCGgcggttttttttcaaaaaattatttttatttattttttaaaaaatatatttaatttaaaaaatattaatttgatgtctgtttagtatttttttagatatactaatattaaaatatatgaaaaaatattttaatatattttaaataaaaaattattttaaatcacaatctcgtaaattttaatgattttaaaatccCATGCGATTGATGGCAAGAGTTTCAAATTCAAGACTGCAAGAATACATAAATGTCGACACTcacaaaattaacataaacCACTCAtaagtgtttggtattgtgatggaaaagtgttttttaaaacatttaaatttattttttttattttaaattaatatgtttttg
The sequence above is drawn from the Populus alba chromosome 15, ASM523922v2, whole genome shotgun sequence genome and encodes:
- the LOC118057097 gene encoding MAG2-interacting protein 2 is translated as MAEDEMLYETRLHVSRTYIPNYPPLQHYNKVNRVGFLSAIKDKWSDYRNYNSNNSRLATRIKRNLSLFISPRGEYVAVASANQITILSKENDYQQPHGIFTCSSGGVFTCGVWSETHGVLGVVDDSDTVYFIKVNGEEITRISRRLLKVSSSIAGLIPQDDDDKDAQRRSCLCSFVIITADGCLRQIEIGKEPSASVSNSEVKLPGKFPKDVFCFDYSSECLLLVAVGSAVGLSESTGGNSAGSRILSLWCRSQNFDLEPLFSIQFEGLYSKSKDAILACPKVLISPLGKFVATLDLSGCLHIFKMDKESRSLLIFAGEEKLGSQGTSNLTNGQNELLSDVVDFTWWSDHIMTVAKRGGTVTMLDIVTGLKFQEDNHLYSIIVLDRIQQFQGHIFILDSKIPSTHSRESGDVHNVEQIMGDRSDQFDVSQLHWSLISLSKISVPEMYNILISSLKYQAALDFADCHGLDRDEVLKSQWLHSGKGKDDINMFLSKIKDHSFVISECVDKVGPTEDAVKALLSYGLHVTDQFYFSESKSDKGSQIWDFRIARLQLLQFRDKLETYMGINMGRFSVQEYSKFRVILVSEAAIALAESGKIGALNLLFKRHPYSLSPSMLKILAAIPETVPVQTYGQLLPGRSPPPRIALREEDWVECEEMVNFVNSPPENHEIGIQIRTEPIVKLCLGYLWPSSSELSEWYRCRARDIDSCSGQLDNCLFLIDFACRKGISELQKFHEDILYLHQLIYSDENDADTCSNMSLISWEQFSDYEKFRMMLKGVKEENVVKKLHDKAIPFMQNRFHNIPFTKDQDIDGHFPSVHMDDSFLVKWLKEIASENKLDICLMVIEEGCRELHVNGFFKDEIEAVDCALQCIYLCTVTDKWSIMAALLTKLPQKQDVGISIEGLEKRLKLAEGHIEAGRLLALYQVPKPMKFFLEAYADEKGVKQILRLILSKFVRRQPGRSDNDWANMWRDVQCLREKAFPFLDPEYMLVEFCRGMLKAGKFSLARNYLKGTSSVALASEKAENLVIQAARECFFSASSLSCSEIWKAKECLNLFPNSRNVQTEADLIDVLTVKLPYLGVTLLPMQFRQIKDPMEIIKMAITSQAGAYLHVDELIEVARLLGLNSSDDISTVQEAIAREAAVAGDLQLAFDLCLVLSKKGHGPVWDLCAAIARGPALENIDIGSRKQLLGFALSHCDEESIGELLHVWKDLDMQGQCENLSILTGTSPSSFSYQGSSITSLPAHGIEEIVDLKDCSELVGGAGSGSQKVCFSNIKNTLSFVTKNWHVDSGTDLESFLRENGKLLSFAAIQLPWLLELSKEAENGKKFSNFIPGKHYVSIRTEAGVTILSWLARNGFAPRDDVIASLAKSIIEPPATEEEDITGCSFLLNLVDAFSGVEIIEEQLKMRENYQEICSIMTVGMTYSLLHNSGVECKGPAQRRELMLRKFKEKHKLPSSDEMTKIDEVQSTFWREWKFKLEEKKRIAERSRELEKIIPGVETGRFLSGDLDYIKSAIFSLIESVKLEKKHIIWDVLKLVDAYGLNHTEALQWYLSYFLVSEVWTDDDIKAEISEVKEEIVGCGSETIKTISLVVYPAIDGCNKIRLACIYGLLSDCYSRLEEAKESLSTAHPNSSNLSALELAHLYKVFEQECQRVSFINNLNFKKVAGLDGLNLQSFRNEVFSHVDEFSVEALAKMVQALVSIYTDSVPEGLILWPDVYIHYVMSLLMNLENRVRTEFDVRNAEKFQDFMSGLEQTYDFCRTYIRLLALSDSLDIMKQYLTVIIRLHDSHESIPDNSKWQDCLVILLNFWLKLSEEMQEMALNERSVGKFRFDPEFLSSGLKVFMRMAMEDSVSPSQVWGTLIGYASCGLIGDFSVEIPIFCRSMLYAGCGFGAISEVFLEAMSKCAISSAPTADNESLDLPHLYINLLEPILRDLVGGSHEHQNLYQFLSSLSKLEGQIEDLQRVRNAVWERMAQFSNNLELPSHVRVYVLEIMQFITGRNIKGFPTELESNLLSWEGWDGLLSTSKKSETSANQGLPDHIDTSSRFTSTLVALKSSQLASSISPRIEITSDDLVNIETAVSCFLKLCASSCTEPHFDALIGILEEWEGFFVTAKDEVDTTEAAEAENCWSNDGWDEGWESFQDEEAPEKEKTENSNHVHPLHVCWMEIIKKLIGLSQFKDVSRLIDRSLSKSYGILLDEDDARSLSQAVLEKDSFMALKMVLLLPYEAIQLQCLDVVEDKLKQGGISDLAGRDHEFLMLVLSSGVISTIIAKPSYSTAFSYLCYLVGNFSRQSQEAQSSTIMNKGTDEHVNTEKDVLLLFRRIMFPCFISELVKGDQQILAGFLITKFMHTNPSLSLINITEASLSRYLERQLHALQQADFSAQEIISCEMFKNTVSRLTIKLQDLIQSALPLISSNAR